A region from the Kribbella shirazensis genome encodes:
- a CDS encoding plasmid stabilization protein: MPAGSSRKRERQYEHIKAGLKERGRSEDVAEEIAARTVNKERARSGEAKEKSRTSTDDISSGRRGGLRSHSGSQGRTKEQLYNEAKHKNIKGRSKMTKSELAKAVGR; this comes from the coding sequence ATGCCTGCCGGATCGAGCCGGAAGCGGGAACGGCAGTACGAGCACATCAAGGCCGGCCTGAAGGAACGCGGCCGCAGCGAGGACGTCGCGGAGGAGATCGCGGCGCGCACCGTGAACAAGGAACGTGCCCGTTCGGGCGAGGCGAAGGAGAAGAGCCGGACGTCGACCGACGACATCTCGTCGGGCCGTCGCGGCGGACTCCGTTCGCACAGCGGGTCGCAGGGCCGGACCAAGGAGCAGCTGTACAACGAGGCCAAGCACAAGAACATCAAGGGCCGCTCCAAGATGACCAAGTCCGAGCTCGCGAAGGCCGTCGGGCGCTAG